A window of the Bradyrhizobium ottawaense genome harbors these coding sequences:
- the folB gene encoding dihydroneopterin aldolase — MTDTIFITGVVIHARHGVMEHETEVGQRFVIDLELAADLSESSHTDRLADTVSYSNVVATATAAFKHTNYKLLERAAGAVAEAVLAAFPRVSAVKVTVHKPHAPIAAIFEDVGVVLTRKRQAP; from the coding sequence ATGACCGATACGATCTTCATCACCGGCGTCGTGATTCATGCCCGCCATGGCGTGATGGAACATGAGACCGAAGTCGGCCAGCGCTTCGTGATCGATCTCGAGCTCGCTGCCGATCTGTCGGAATCCTCGCACACCGATCGCCTCGCCGACACCGTGTCCTATTCCAACGTGGTCGCGACCGCGACCGCGGCGTTCAAGCATACCAACTACAAGCTCCTGGAGCGCGCGGCCGGCGCCGTTGCCGAGGCGGTGCTGGCGGCATTTCCGCGCGTCAGCGCAGTCAAGGTCACCGTGCACAAGCCGCACGCGCCGATCGCCGCGATCTTTGAGGATGTCGGCGTCGTGCTAACCCGCAAGCGGCAAGCGCCCTGA
- the folK gene encoding 2-amino-4-hydroxy-6-hydroxymethyldihydropteridine diphosphokinase — MADVLIALGGNVGDVRTTFGKAISNICGMTQAALVARSSDYATPPWGDEAQDTFVNACIEIDTSLDPHALLFTLHKIEKKFGRDRAHERHWGPRTLDLDLIAYDDVKIDKPELTLPHPRLFERAFVLVPLAEIVPDRIIAGRRVAEALAGLSTEGIQRLPDLD; from the coding sequence ATGGCTGATGTGCTGATCGCGCTCGGTGGCAATGTCGGCGACGTTCGCACGACATTCGGCAAGGCAATTTCCAACATCTGCGGCATGACGCAGGCGGCCCTCGTGGCGCGGTCGTCGGATTACGCCACGCCGCCCTGGGGCGACGAGGCGCAGGATACCTTTGTCAACGCCTGCATCGAAATCGACACCAGCCTCGACCCGCATGCGCTGTTGTTCACGCTGCACAAGATCGAGAAGAAGTTCGGCCGCGACCGCGCCCATGAGCGGCACTGGGGCCCGCGCACCCTCGACCTCGATCTGATCGCTTATGACGACGTCAAAATCGACAAACCCGAGCTGACGCTGCCGCATCCAAGGCTGTTCGAGCGCGCCTTCGTGCTGGTGCCGCTCGCCGAGATTGTGCCCGACCGTATCATTGCGGGACGCCGCGTCGCCGAGGCATTGGCCGGGCTTTCGACCGAAGGTATCCAGCGGTTACCGGACCTCGATTGA
- a CDS encoding methylmalonyl-CoA mutase subunit beta, with protein MTTTDELKLAADFAPATYDDWRKLVDGVLKGAPFEKLVSKTADGLKINPIYRRAEGAAPVAGRAAAAPWQVLQRIDHPDAKAANAQALHDLENGATGLALVFPGSNASHGFGLEPTAEAVEQVLDSVFLDAGIGIELQVGPQSRMAAIHVAEYIKRRGLDPAACDIRFGLDPLGACTAWGRSPFTWAEIVPALSNAVRGLAAMGFRGPFVAADGRLIHNAGGSEVQELAFVLASGVAYLRAIEASGVALEDAQGMVYARLAADADQFLTLAKFRALRLLWARIEAACGLAPKPLFVAADTAWRMQTQRDPYVNMLRATMATFSAGLGGANAITVLPHTLARGLPDPFARRAARNTQLVLLEESNLAKVSDPAAGSGGIETLTRQLCEAAWKLFQEIEKAGGLFASLEQGLLQRKVAATRAVRETNIAKRRDVLTGASEFPNLHEADVAVLEARPVVLPPYGEPKIKFGGLPPMRLAAPFEALRDKSDARLKAKGARPKIFLANLGTAADFTARAAFAKSFFETGGIEALDTEGFADPAALAAAFKASGADTACLCSSDKVYGGHAVAAAQALKAAGAQHIYLAGRPGEQEEALRGAGVGDFIFAGGDALAMLKDAWQRME; from the coding sequence ATGACCACGACAGATGAGCTGAAATTGGCCGCGGATTTTGCCCCGGCAACCTACGACGACTGGCGCAAGCTGGTCGACGGGGTGCTGAAGGGCGCGCCGTTCGAGAAACTGGTCAGCAAGACCGCCGACGGATTGAAGATCAATCCGATCTATCGCCGCGCGGAAGGTGCCGCGCCGGTCGCCGGCCGCGCCGCCGCCGCACCCTGGCAAGTCCTGCAGCGGATCGATCATCCCGATGCCAAGGCGGCCAATGCACAGGCGCTGCACGATCTGGAAAACGGCGCCACCGGGCTTGCGCTGGTCTTCCCCGGCTCCAATGCCTCCCATGGCTTCGGGCTGGAGCCGACGGCGGAAGCCGTCGAACAGGTGCTCGACAGCGTCTTCCTCGATGCCGGCATCGGCATCGAACTTCAGGTTGGTCCGCAGTCGCGGATGGCCGCCATTCATGTCGCCGAATATATCAAGCGAAGGGGTCTCGATCCTGCGGCCTGTGACATCCGCTTCGGTCTTGATCCGCTCGGGGCCTGCACCGCGTGGGGCCGCAGCCCCTTCACGTGGGCCGAGATCGTGCCGGCGTTGTCGAACGCCGTCCGCGGCCTTGCCGCGATGGGCTTCAGGGGTCCGTTCGTTGCCGCCGATGGGCGGTTGATTCACAATGCCGGCGGATCGGAAGTGCAGGAGCTGGCCTTCGTGCTCGCGTCCGGCGTCGCCTATCTGCGCGCGATCGAAGCCTCCGGCGTGGCGCTGGAAGATGCGCAAGGCATGGTCTATGCGCGGCTTGCCGCCGATGCCGATCAATTCCTGACGCTGGCGAAATTCCGCGCGCTGCGGCTGTTGTGGGCGCGAATCGAAGCGGCCTGCGGTCTTGCGCCGAAGCCGCTGTTCGTCGCCGCCGACACCGCATGGCGGATGCAGACACAGCGCGATCCCTACGTGAACATGCTGCGCGCGACGATGGCGACCTTCTCCGCCGGGCTCGGCGGCGCCAACGCCATCACCGTGTTGCCGCATACGCTGGCGCGCGGCCTGCCCGACCCGTTTGCCAGACGTGCCGCGCGCAACACCCAACTGGTGCTGCTGGAAGAATCCAACCTCGCAAAGGTGTCCGATCCGGCCGCCGGCTCCGGCGGCATCGAGACATTGACCAGGCAGCTTTGCGAAGCCGCCTGGAAGCTGTTCCAGGAAATCGAAAAGGCCGGCGGCCTGTTCGCCTCGCTCGAACAAGGCCTGCTCCAGCGCAAGGTGGCCGCCACGCGGGCGGTGCGCGAAACCAATATTGCCAAACGACGCGACGTGCTGACCGGCGCCAGCGAATTTCCGAACCTGCACGAGGCCGACGTCGCGGTGCTGGAGGCGCGGCCGGTGGTGCTGCCGCCCTATGGCGAGCCGAAAATCAAGTTCGGCGGACTGCCGCCGATGCGGCTGGCGGCGCCGTTCGAAGCCTTGCGCGACAAGTCGGACGCGCGGCTCAAGGCCAAGGGGGCGCGGCCCAAAATATTCCTCGCCAATCTCGGAACGGCTGCCGACTTCACCGCGCGCGCCGCCTTTGCCAAGAGCTTTTTCGAAACCGGCGGCATCGAGGCGCTCGACACCGAGGGCTTTGCCGATCCGGCCGCCCTTGCCGCGGCGTTCAAGGCATCCGGCGCGGACACGGCGTGTCTGTGTTCATCCGACAAGGTCTATGGCGGGCACGCTGTCGCGGCGGCCCAGGCCCTTAAAGCGGCCGGCGCCCAACATATCTATCTGGCAGGCCGGCCCGGCGAGCAGGAGGAAGCGCTGCGCGGCGCAGGCGTCGGCGATTTCATCTTCGCCGGCGGCGATGCGCTGGCGATGCTGAAGGATGCCTGGCAGCGGATGGAGTGA
- a CDS encoding GFA family protein, producing MTEASKTVLTGGCQCGAIRFAVSGAPARISICHCRMCQKASGAPFASFADIEHADFSWTRGQPAAFKSSSIAERDFCRDCGTPLSFRRIDGPRIEIMTGTFDRPDRLVPTRQYGTESRLGWVVGISNLPSQTTTQNYGPEKMGGIVSHQHPDHD from the coding sequence ATGACCGAGGCAAGCAAAACCGTTCTGACCGGCGGCTGCCAGTGCGGCGCGATTCGCTTTGCCGTATCAGGCGCGCCGGCCAGGATCAGCATCTGTCATTGCCGGATGTGCCAGAAAGCCTCGGGCGCGCCGTTCGCCTCGTTTGCCGATATCGAACATGCGGACTTTAGCTGGACCCGCGGCCAGCCGGCCGCGTTCAAATCCTCCTCGATCGCCGAGCGCGACTTCTGCCGGGATTGCGGCACGCCATTGAGTTTCCGCCGCATCGACGGCCCCCGGATCGAGATCATGACCGGCACCTTCGACCGGCCCGACCGGCTGGTTCCGACCCGGCAATATGGAACCGAATCCCGGCTCGGCTGGGTGGTCGGCATCTCCAACCTGCCGAGCCAGACGACCACACAGAATTACGGTCCGGAAAAGATGGGCGGGATCGTCAGCCACCAGCACCCGGATCATGATTAG
- the scpA gene encoding methylmalonyl-CoA mutase, giving the protein MSRIPDFADIAFEPTAPAAPAGSAEPWLTPEGIPVKSSYSESDLEGIDFLETWPGTAPYLRGPYPTMYVNQPWTIRQYAGFSTAEDSNAFYRRNLAAGQKGLSVAFDLATHRGYDSDHPRVTGDVGMAGVAIDSIYDMRTLFSGIPLDQMSVSMTMNGAVLPILALFVAAAEEQGVPPEKLSGTIQNDILKEFMVRNTYIYPPTPSMRIISDIFAYTSQRMPKYNSISISGYHMQEAGATQDLELAYTLADGVEYLRAGLAAGLDVDRFAPRLSFFWAIGMNFFMEVAKMRAARLLWAKLLKPFNPKDPRSLSLRTHCQTSGWSLTAQDVFNNVTRTTVEAMAATQGHTQSLHTNALDEALALPTDFSARIARNTQLFLQQETGTNRIIDPWGGSYYVERLTRDLAAKAWGHIQEVEALGGMAKAIEAGVPKLRIEEASAKTQARIDAGRQAVIGVNKYKPVNEAAIDVLKVENSTVRRLQIDKLKRLRSERVQKDVDAALAALTRSAGEGNGNLLALAIDAARAKATVGEISDAMEKVFGRHRAEIKSITGVYKREASTMSNRVEKVQTLIDAFETAEGRRPRILVAKIGQDGHDRGQKVIASAFADVGFDVDIGPLFATADEAARQAVENDVHILGVSSLAAAHLTAVPELKAALKKHGREDIMIIIGGVVPPQDYDALYKAGAEAIFPPGTVISDAAEELIHKLNARLGHSEAAE; this is encoded by the coding sequence ATGAGCCGCATACCTGACTTCGCCGATATCGCCTTCGAACCGACCGCTCCCGCCGCGCCTGCCGGCAGCGCCGAGCCATGGCTCACGCCGGAAGGAATTCCGGTCAAGTCGAGCTATTCGGAAAGCGACCTCGAAGGCATCGACTTCCTCGAGACCTGGCCGGGCACCGCGCCCTATCTGCGCGGCCCCTACCCCACGATGTATGTCAACCAGCCCTGGACCATCCGGCAATATGCCGGCTTCTCCACCGCGGAAGATTCCAACGCGTTCTACCGCCGCAACCTCGCCGCCGGCCAGAAGGGCCTTTCGGTCGCGTTCGATCTCGCCACCCACCGCGGCTATGACAGCGATCATCCGCGCGTCACCGGCGACGTCGGCATGGCGGGCGTCGCCATCGATTCCATCTACGACATGCGCACGCTGTTCTCGGGTATTCCGCTCGACCAGATGAGCGTGTCGATGACCATGAACGGCGCGGTGCTGCCGATTCTCGCGCTGTTCGTCGCCGCCGCCGAGGAACAGGGCGTTCCGCCGGAGAAACTGTCGGGCACCATTCAGAACGACATTCTGAAAGAGTTCATGGTGCGCAACACCTACATCTATCCGCCGACGCCCTCGATGCGGATCATCTCCGACATTTTTGCCTACACTTCGCAGCGGATGCCGAAGTACAATTCGATTTCGATTTCCGGCTATCACATGCAGGAAGCCGGCGCGACGCAGGACCTCGAGCTCGCCTATACGCTGGCCGACGGCGTCGAATATCTGCGCGCCGGGCTCGCCGCCGGCCTCGACGTCGACCGTTTCGCACCACGGCTGTCGTTCTTCTGGGCGATCGGCATGAACTTCTTCATGGAAGTCGCCAAGATGCGCGCCGCCCGGCTGCTGTGGGCCAAGCTGTTGAAGCCGTTCAATCCGAAGGACCCGCGCTCGCTGTCGCTGCGCACGCATTGCCAGACCTCGGGCTGGTCGCTGACCGCGCAGGACGTCTTCAACAACGTGACGCGTACCACCGTCGAGGCGATGGCGGCGACGCAAGGCCACACCCAGTCGCTGCACACCAACGCGCTCGACGAGGCGCTGGCGCTGCCGACCGACTTCTCCGCCCGGATTGCCCGCAACACCCAACTGTTCCTGCAGCAGGAAACCGGCACCAACCGCATCATCGATCCCTGGGGCGGCTCTTATTACGTCGAACGGCTGACCCGCGACCTCGCGGCCAAGGCCTGGGGCCACATTCAGGAAGTCGAAGCGCTCGGCGGCATGGCGAAAGCCATCGAGGCCGGCGTGCCCAAGCTGCGTATCGAGGAAGCCTCGGCCAAGACCCAGGCGCGGATCGACGCCGGACGACAGGCGGTGATCGGCGTCAACAAGTACAAGCCGGTCAACGAGGCCGCGATCGACGTGCTGAAAGTGGAAAATTCCACCGTGCGGCGGCTGCAGATCGACAAGCTGAAGCGGCTGCGCTCCGAGCGCGTCCAGAAGGACGTCGATGCGGCGCTGGCGGCGCTGACGCGCAGCGCCGGCGAAGGCAACGGCAACCTGCTGGCGCTCGCCATTGACGCGGCGCGCGCGAAAGCCACCGTCGGCGAAATTTCGGACGCGATGGAGAAGGTGTTCGGGCGTCACCGCGCCGAAATCAAATCCATCACCGGCGTCTACAAGCGGGAGGCGTCCACCATGTCCAACCGGGTCGAAAAGGTGCAGACCCTGATCGATGCGTTCGAGACTGCCGAGGGCCGCCGCCCCCGCATCCTCGTCGCCAAGATCGGCCAAGACGGCCACGACCGCGGCCAGAAGGTGATCGCATCCGCCTTTGCCGATGTCGGCTTCGACGTCGATATCGGGCCGCTGTTCGCCACCGCCGACGAGGCCGCGCGGCAGGCGGTGGAGAACGACGTGCACATCCTCGGCGTCTCGTCGCTGGCCGCCGCTCACCTCACCGCAGTGCCGGAGCTCAAGGCCGCGCTGAAGAAGCACGGCCGCGAGGACATCATGATCATCATCGGCGGCGTGGTGCCGCCGCAGGACTACGACGCGCTCTACAAGGCCGGCGCCGAGGCGATCTTCCCGCCCGGCACCGTGATCTCGGACGCGGCTGAGGAGCTGATCCACAAGCTCAACGCCCGGCTGGGGCATAGCGAGGCGGCGGAGTAA
- a CDS encoding DUF3298 and DUF4163 domain-containing protein, producing MNLILRTCLTISLASLAFSALAAEPKPDFNLKTKLIKASVSLDVKIKADAALAADCLTEGKAWVAGYSVDADKERKQFPQMFRNGAWSVDRKYETRSVVDGHYVSIVRSDYTDTGGAHPNSDVNTILWDSAANKRISIRPFFTETADGGPTMKAMVKAVLASLTVEKKKRDAGETATDEWFKIVEPKLLKIGAVTLAPSTVSGKSSGLTFHYPPYAVGPYAEGEYVASVPWESLKPYLTPEGAKIFGGARPKGDDDGQQ from the coding sequence ATGAACTTGATACTCCGAACCTGCCTGACGATTTCTCTCGCAAGCTTGGCGTTCTCCGCCCTCGCCGCCGAACCCAAGCCCGACTTCAACCTCAAGACCAAATTGATCAAGGCCAGCGTTTCGCTCGACGTCAAGATCAAGGCCGATGCGGCGCTCGCCGCCGACTGCCTGACCGAAGGCAAGGCGTGGGTGGCGGGGTACAGCGTTGACGCCGACAAGGAGCGCAAGCAGTTTCCGCAGATGTTCCGCAACGGCGCCTGGTCCGTCGACCGCAAGTACGAGACGCGCTCGGTGGTCGACGGGCACTATGTCAGCATCGTCAGGTCCGACTACACGGACACCGGCGGCGCGCACCCGAATTCCGACGTCAACACCATCCTGTGGGATTCCGCCGCCAACAAGCGCATCAGCATCCGCCCCTTCTTCACCGAGACCGCCGATGGCGGCCCGACCATGAAGGCGATGGTCAAGGCCGTGCTGGCTTCGTTGACGGTGGAGAAGAAAAAGCGCGATGCCGGCGAGACCGCGACCGACGAATGGTTCAAGATCGTCGAGCCCAAACTGCTGAAGATCGGCGCGGTGACCTTGGCACCCTCGACCGTGTCAGGCAAGAGCTCCGGCCTGACCTTCCACTATCCGCCCTATGCAGTCGGCCCCTATGCCGAAGGCGAGTACGTCGCCTCCGTGCCTTGGGAAAGCCTGAAGCCCTATCTGACGCCGGAAGGCGCCAAGATCTTTGGCGGAGCGCGGCCCAAGGGCGACGACGACGGGCAGCAATAA
- a CDS encoding SRPBCC family protein, protein MTKAYYSAVLDYPLETVWALIRDFNNYPAYIDGVSESVIEDDRRGDEVGPVRRFCYLGNWVRQRLASHSDAQHALTYAGIEPLPFPAGLAPAPTGYEGTMHLIPVVEGNRTFIEWAVTLDTAPGDADRWHQLFQSWIPDWTRSLERSLGRLAA, encoded by the coding sequence ATGACAAAAGCCTATTACAGCGCCGTGCTCGATTATCCCCTGGAGACCGTGTGGGCGCTGATCCGCGATTTCAACAATTACCCGGCCTATATCGACGGGGTCTCCGAGAGCGTGATCGAGGACGATCGAAGGGGCGACGAAGTCGGCCCAGTCAGGCGCTTCTGCTATCTCGGCAACTGGGTGCGGCAGCGGCTGGCCAGCCATTCCGACGCGCAGCACGCGCTGACCTATGCCGGCATCGAGCCGTTGCCGTTTCCGGCAGGGCTGGCGCCGGCGCCGACAGGTTATGAGGGCACGATGCACCTCATTCCGGTCGTCGAGGGCAACCGCACCTTTATCGAATGGGCGGTGACGCTGGATACCGCACCTGGCGATGCCGATCGCTGGCATCAACTGTTTCAGTCCTGGATTCCGGACTGGACCCGTTCGCTCGAACGCTCGCTGGGCCGCCTTGCCGCGTGA
- the meaB gene encoding methylmalonyl Co-A mutase-associated GTPase MeaB yields the protein MTLPKTPDIDKLAKDLRAGSRAALARAITLIESRRGDHQAAARDLVQALLPDTGTAIRVGITGSPGVGKSTTIDALGMFLIERGHKVAVLAVDPSSARTGGSILGDKTRMALLANSENAFIRPSPSSGTLGGVAAKTREAVLLCEAAGFDVVLVETVGIGQSETAVCDMTDFFLALMLPGAGDELQGIKKGLVELADMIAINKADGDNVKRANLAAAEYRGALHILSPRSEHWHPPVLTYSALTGTGMDELWQKILDHRTAMSASGEFAARRREQQVKWMWSMLEQRMMARLRSDATIRARVKKTEAEVADGRITPALAAEQIAEMLR from the coding sequence ATGACCCTGCCGAAGACCCCCGACATCGATAAGCTCGCCAAAGACCTCCGCGCTGGTTCCCGCGCGGCGCTGGCGCGCGCGATCACGCTGATCGAAAGCCGCAGGGGCGATCACCAGGCCGCCGCGCGCGACCTGGTGCAGGCGCTGTTGCCCGACACCGGTACGGCGATCCGGGTCGGCATTACCGGCTCGCCCGGCGTCGGCAAATCCACCACCATCGATGCGCTCGGCATGTTCCTGATCGAACGCGGTCACAAGGTCGCGGTGCTCGCGGTCGACCCGTCCTCGGCCCGCACCGGCGGCTCGATCCTCGGCGACAAGACCCGGATGGCGCTGCTGGCGAATTCCGAGAACGCCTTTATCCGCCCGTCGCCCTCCTCCGGCACGCTTGGCGGGGTGGCCGCAAAAACCCGCGAGGCGGTGCTGTTGTGCGAGGCCGCCGGCTTCGACGTCGTGCTGGTGGAAACCGTCGGCATCGGCCAGTCCGAGACCGCGGTTTGCGACATGACCGATTTCTTCCTGGCGCTGATGCTGCCGGGCGCCGGCGACGAACTGCAGGGCATCAAGAAGGGCCTGGTCGAACTCGCCGACATGATCGCGATCAACAAGGCCGACGGCGACAACGTCAAGCGCGCCAATCTGGCGGCAGCCGAATATCGCGGCGCGCTGCATATTCTCAGCCCCCGCTCGGAGCATTGGCACCCGCCCGTCCTGACCTATTCGGCGCTGACCGGCACCGGCATGGACGAACTCTGGCAGAAAATTCTCGATCACCGCACCGCCATGAGCGCCTCCGGCGAATTCGCCGCACGTCGGCGCGAGCAGCAGGTGAAATGGATGTGGTCGATGCTGGAGCAGCGGATGATGGCCCGCCTGCGCTCCGACGCCACGATCCGCGCCAGGGTGAAGAAGACCGAGGCCGAGGTTGCCGACGGCCGGATCACGCCGGCGCTCGCTGCCGAGCAGATCGCGGAGATGTTGCGGTGA
- a CDS encoding pyroglutamyl-peptidase I, producing the protein MSDKLRILVTGFGPFPGAPWNPTQPLVARLTRLRRPAFADVELSHHIFPVTYKAVDRELPLALAQHQPHALLMFGLASRTGYVRIETRARNAVTMLWPDASQARSRKGSIEGGADAKMFGPHTAKLLRAADGSGLDARASRDAGSYLCNYLSWRAIEAVEADNGPRLAAFVHIPPLARPGSPRRKGFPRITLEELVDAGEAMLLEMVRLARRATS; encoded by the coding sequence GTGAGCGACAAGCTTCGCATTCTCGTCACCGGTTTCGGCCCGTTTCCCGGCGCGCCCTGGAATCCGACGCAACCGCTGGTGGCGCGGCTGACGCGGCTGCGGCGCCCGGCTTTCGCCGACGTCGAACTGTCCCATCACATTTTTCCCGTGACCTACAAGGCGGTCGATCGCGAATTGCCGCTCGCCCTCGCACAACACCAGCCGCACGCGCTGCTGATGTTCGGCCTCGCCTCACGCACCGGCTATGTCAGGATCGAAACCCGCGCCCGCAACGCCGTCACCATGCTGTGGCCCGACGCGTCGCAAGCCCGCTCGCGCAAGGGATCGATCGAGGGCGGCGCCGATGCAAAAATGTTCGGGCCGCACACCGCCAAATTGCTCCGTGCGGCTGACGGCAGCGGTCTCGACGCCCGCGCCTCGCGCGACGCCGGAAGCTATCTCTGCAATTACCTGAGCTGGCGCGCGATCGAGGCCGTGGAAGCCGACAACGGCCCCCGCCTCGCCGCCTTCGTTCACATCCCGCCGCTGGCGCGCCCTGGCTCCCCACGCCGCAAGGGCTTTCCGCGCATCACGCTGGAAGAGCTGGTCGATGCCGGCGAGGCGATGCTGCTGGAGATGGTGAGATTGGCAAGGCGGGCAACTTCGTAG